In a single window of the Alphaproteobacteria bacterium LSUCC0684 genome:
- a CDS encoding DUF2889 domain-containing protein: MPSAGITRERVHTRTITLDGYSRSDGLIDIEGEIKDVKTYDFPNRDRGMIHANEALHHMKVRIAIDANMTIHEAEAETLAGPYHICPSATQIFGRLVGLTIAPGWRNRVRQAIGGVAGCTHITELMGPVATVAYQTLYGEKARQKRATPAGSNPLKEEHDALINSCIGHAEDPAAVLAGLDNPETSAES, encoded by the coding sequence ATGCCTTCGGCAGGAATAACCCGCGAGCGCGTCCACACCCGGACCATCACCCTTGACGGATACAGCCGCAGCGACGGGCTGATCGATATCGAAGGTGAGATCAAGGACGTGAAGACCTATGATTTTCCCAATCGTGACCGCGGCATGATACATGCCAATGAAGCGCTGCATCACATGAAAGTGCGCATTGCCATCGATGCGAACATGACGATCCACGAGGCTGAAGCCGAGACCCTCGCCGGTCCGTATCATATCTGCCCATCAGCAACACAGATCTTTGGCCGTCTGGTGGGGCTCACCATCGCGCCGGGCTGGCGCAACAGAGTCCGCCAGGCCATTGGCGGCGTCGCTGGCTGCACCCATATCACCGAACTGATGGGGCCGGTTGCAACCGTGGCCTATCAGACGCTCTACGGGGAAAAGGCCAGGCAGAAACGGGCAACGCCCGCCGGCAGCAACCCGCTGAAAGAGGAGCACGACGCGCTGATCAACAGCTGCATCGGCCATGCCGAAGATCCGGCAGCGGTACTCGCCGGTCTCGATAATCCTGAGACTAGCGCAGAATCCTGA
- a CDS encoding BolA family protein, whose amino-acid sequence MENRLRAELSPTELLVRDVSAQHHGHAGWREGGETHFEVDIRSPMLEGMSRIDAHRRVNAALADELATGLHALQIRILR is encoded by the coding sequence ATGGAAAACCGTCTTCGGGCCGAGCTGTCGCCCACGGAGCTGTTGGTCCGTGATGTTTCAGCCCAGCACCATGGCCATGCCGGCTGGCGCGAAGGGGGCGAAACACATTTCGAGGTGGATATCCGCTCCCCGATGCTTGAGGGGATGAGCCGGATCGACGCCCATCGCCGTGTCAATGCGGCGCTGGCCGATGAGCTCGCCACCGGCCTGCACGCCCTGCAGATCAGGATTCTGCGCTAG
- a CDS encoding ComF family protein: MLNFRMIHQVLDALVPPSCPLCFSLVERGGLCPDCWRGIKLGTVLACRKCALPFNHDGGNPVCGACLIKPQDFDEAVAGMVYDGAARKMILGLKYGDRHDITPILATMMLGKSLPLLHAADAIVPIPLHPVRFFQRRYNQSAELARHLMHCAGLPKEFYRPDLLCRVRNTPVQGRKTRRQRQENVKMAFAANASAGASIRGKHILLIDDVLTTGATLSSAARCLKRAGAKKVSVSVAARVR, encoded by the coding sequence ATGCTGAATTTTCGCATGATCCATCAGGTGCTCGATGCACTGGTTCCGCCTTCCTGCCCTTTGTGCTTTTCGCTCGTGGAACGCGGCGGGCTATGCCCCGACTGCTGGCGGGGGATAAAACTCGGAACTGTCCTTGCGTGCCGGAAATGTGCCCTGCCGTTCAACCATGACGGCGGCAACCCCGTGTGCGGGGCATGCCTGATCAAGCCGCAGGATTTTGATGAGGCGGTGGCAGGAATGGTCTATGACGGCGCCGCGCGGAAGATGATCCTCGGGCTGAAATACGGCGATCGCCATGATATCACGCCGATCCTTGCCACCATGATGCTGGGGAAAAGCCTGCCTCTGCTTCATGCGGCCGATGCCATCGTCCCGATCCCGCTCCACCCTGTCAGGTTTTTCCAGCGGCGGTATAACCAGTCGGCGGAACTCGCCCGTCATCTGATGCATTGCGCCGGTCTGCCAAAGGAGTTCTACCGGCCTGACCTTCTGTGCCGGGTGCGCAACACCCCGGTCCAGGGCCGCAAGACACGCCGCCAGCGGCAGGAAAACGTGAAAATGGCCTTTGCCGCAAACGCATCCGCCGGGGCATCCATCCGCGGCAAACATATCCTCCTGATTGACGATGTGCTCACCACGGGGGCGACGCTTTCGAGCGCGGCGCGATGCCTCAAACGTGCCGGGGCGAAAAAGGTTTCGGTTAGCGTGGCCGCGCGGGTGCGCTGA
- a CDS encoding shikimate kinase → MSRIDKSIVLIGLMGAGKSNIGRQCGRLFDLDFIDSDTAIEEAAGMSIAMIFDLYGEDAFRKLEARTLNQLLDGTPGIIATGGGAFLHDATRALIKEKGLSVWLKAEPATLANRISNTDSRPLLKGRDPHDVLRELAEIRYPVYAEADLTIDTDGLSLADAVKKVKNTLTEYLDARQS, encoded by the coding sequence ATGTCGAGAATTGACAAAAGCATCGTCCTGATCGGATTGATGGGGGCGGGAAAATCGAATATCGGCCGCCAGTGCGGGCGGCTTTTTGATCTCGACTTCATCGACAGCGATACGGCGATCGAAGAGGCGGCGGGGATGAGCATTGCCATGATTTTCGATCTTTATGGTGAAGATGCTTTTCGCAAACTCGAAGCCAGAACGCTGAACCAGCTGCTCGATGGCACCCCCGGAATCATTGCCACCGGCGGCGGGGCGTTTCTCCATGATGCAACCCGGGCGCTGATCAAGGAAAAGGGGCTTTCCGTCTGGCTCAAGGCTGAACCTGCCACCCTCGCCAACCGCATATCCAATACCGACAGCCGCCCTCTGCTGAAAGGACGGGACCCGCATGACGTGCTGCGTGAACTGGCGGAAATCCGCTACCCTGTCTATGCCGAAGCGGATCTGACCATCGATACCGACGGATTGTCCCTTGCCGATGCCGTCAAAAAGGTAAAAAATACCCTGACGGAGTATCTTGATGCACGCCAGTCCTGA
- a CDS encoding acetyl-CoA carboxylase carboxyltransferase subunit alpha has protein sequence MRHFLEFEKPIAVLEGKIEELRHMSSDMDINIAEEVSRLQQKMTREIKSAYANLGPWEKVQVARHPDRPKTVSIIATLFDDFTPLAGDRNYREDHAVIGGLARFRGQSVVVMGTEKGSTTEERIKRNFGMARPEGYRKARRLMELAERFGLPVITFVDTAGAYPGRGAEERGQAEAIARSIETCLNLTSPIIASIIGEGGSGGAIALATGNRVVMYEHAVYSVISPEGCASILWRSADHAKDAAEALKLTAQDMAKLGVVDQVVAEPLGAAHRHPDEAIRNLGDAVEEQLRSLKDLSGDELVRLRHEKYLSLGEKGLA, from the coding sequence ATGCGTCATTTTCTGGAATTTGAAAAACCCATAGCGGTGCTCGAAGGCAAGATTGAAGAATTGCGGCACATGTCTTCGGACATGGATATCAACATCGCCGAAGAGGTCAGCCGCCTGCAGCAGAAAATGACACGTGAGATCAAATCCGCCTACGCCAATCTCGGGCCGTGGGAAAAGGTCCAGGTGGCGCGGCACCCGGACCGCCCCAAGACAGTTTCGATCATCGCAACCCTTTTTGATGATTTCACGCCTCTTGCCGGTGACCGGAACTACCGCGAAGATCACGCGGTGATCGGCGGGCTTGCGCGATTCCGCGGCCAGTCGGTTGTGGTCATGGGAACCGAAAAGGGCAGCACGACCGAAGAACGCATCAAGCGCAATTTCGGCATGGCGCGGCCCGAAGGCTATCGCAAGGCACGCCGGCTGATGGAACTTGCGGAACGGTTTGGTCTGCCGGTCATCACCTTTGTCGATACCGCCGGGGCCTATCCCGGCCGGGGCGCCGAAGAACGGGGCCAGGCCGAGGCCATTGCCAGATCGATCGAAACCTGCCTCAACCTCACGAGTCCGATTATCGCCTCGATCATCGGTGAGGGCGGGTCAGGCGGCGCCATCGCGCTTGCGACCGGCAACCGTGTGGTGATGTATGAACACGCCGTCTATTCGGTGATCTCGCCCGAAGGATGCGCGTCTATACTCTGGCGCAGCGCCGATCACGCCAAGGATGCGGCCGAAGCCCTCAAACTGACCGCCCAGGATATGGCAAAACTGGGTGTGGTGGATCAGGTTGTTGCAGAACCGCTTGGCGCCGCGCATCGTCACCCTGATGAAGCGATACGGAATCTAGGCGATGCGGTCGAAGAACAGCTCAGATCGCTCAAGGATCTCTCCGGCGATGAACTGGTTCGCCTGCGGCATGAAAAATACCTCAGCCTCGGGGAAAAGGGGCTGGCCTGA
- the aroB gene encoding 3-dehydroquinate synthase translates to MTTVSPHTCVEVDLGQRSYPIHIGPDLISRADELLKDIAAGRHLVVIADAALTETHLPPLMVSLGRIASRLDGLTVPSGEASKSLGQYSELMENLLGLGLDRKAMLVALGGGVIGDLVGFAAASLLRGVDFIQLPTTLLAQIDSSVGGKTGINARAGKNLIGAFHQPRAVLADTGCLATLPRREMRAGYAEMVKYGLLGDAGFFAWLEENSSAVLNLDPEAIIAAVAHCCRAKAQIVEEDERESGRRALLNLGHTFGHAYEAEAGYDGSVLHGEAVAVGMMDAFRLSHRLGTCSDGDLDRVAAHLEAAGLPTHRRQLSNRLGEASAARLRDHIKKDKKASAGRIVLIIPHGIGDARVDDRVDPADVLAVLEGREA, encoded by the coding sequence ATGACCACGGTTTCACCCCATACTTGCGTCGAGGTTGATCTCGGCCAGCGAAGCTATCCGATCCATATCGGCCCCGATCTGATTTCCCGGGCAGATGAGCTGCTGAAGGACATCGCCGCAGGACGCCATCTTGTGGTGATCGCCGATGCCGCCCTCACCGAGACGCATCTGCCCCCGCTGATGGTCTCGCTCGGCCGGATCGCAAGCCGCCTTGATGGGTTGACCGTGCCTTCGGGGGAAGCATCCAAATCCCTTGGGCAATACAGCGAGCTCATGGAAAACCTGCTCGGGCTGGGCCTGGACCGCAAGGCCATGCTGGTGGCGCTGGGCGGCGGCGTCATTGGTGATCTTGTGGGGTTTGCCGCGGCCAGCCTCCTGCGAGGGGTGGATTTCATCCAGTTGCCAACAACCCTGCTTGCCCAGATCGACAGTTCCGTTGGCGGCAAGACCGGCATCAATGCCCGCGCCGGCAAGAATCTGATCGGCGCCTTTCACCAGCCCCGGGCGGTGCTGGCCGATACCGGTTGCCTTGCCACCCTGCCGAGGCGGGAAATGAGGGCCGGATATGCGGAAATGGTGAAATACGGGCTCCTTGGCGATGCCGGATTTTTCGCCTGGCTTGAAGAAAACAGCTCCGCGGTGCTTAACCTTGACCCGGAGGCCATCATTGCCGCCGTGGCGCATTGCTGCCGGGCCAAGGCACAGATCGTCGAAGAGGATGAGCGCGAAAGCGGCCGCCGGGCCCTGCTCAATCTCGGCCATACATTCGGGCATGCCTATGAAGCCGAGGCGGGATATGACGGCTCGGTCCTGCATGGCGAAGCGGTTGCGGTCGGCATGATGGATGCCTTCCGGCTGTCTCATCGCCTCGGGACCTGTTCCGATGGTGATCTTGACCGTGTTGCAGCGCATCTTGAAGCGGCCGGACTGCCGACCCATCGCCGCCAGCTCAGCAACCGACTTGGCGAGGCCAGCGCGGCCCGCCTCCGGGATCATATAAAAAAGGACAAGAAAGCCTCGGCCGGCAGGATCGTGCTCATCATCCCCCATGGTATCGGTGATGCCAGGGTTGATGACCGTGTTGATCCGGCGGATGTGCTGGCCGTGCTTGAGGGGCGTGAGGCATGA
- the cobS gene encoding cobaltochelatase subunit CobS has product MSTSATHTTAERKPAHSLSAPDTTVNARDVFKIDVDMTVPAFSTTSEYVPDLDENYVFDRDTTLAILAGFAHNRRVMIQGYHGTGKSTHIEQVAARLNWPCIRINLDSHISRIDLVGKDQIVLKDGKQVTEFREGILPWALQNPVALVFDEYDAGRADVMFVIQRVLEIEGKLTLLDTNRVIRPNPSFRLFATANTVGLGDTTGLYHGTQQINQGQMDRWSIVSTLNYLPHDVEMEIITAKMAPDSTQVNRAMVDSMVRMADLTRKGFIAGDISTVMSPRTVITWMENTEILGDVKLAFRLSFLNKCDEMERPIVGEYYQRCFDDELGDTVFTVAAS; this is encoded by the coding sequence ATGTCAACGTCCGCAACGCATACCACCGCTGAACGCAAGCCCGCGCACAGCCTTTCCGCTCCCGACACCACGGTCAACGCCCGCGATGTGTTCAAGATCGACGTCGACATGACCGTCCCGGCCTTTTCCACCACCTCGGAATATGTGCCGGATCTTGATGAGAACTATGTTTTTGACCGCGATACCACCCTCGCCATTCTCGCCGGCTTTGCCCATAATCGCCGGGTGATGATCCAGGGCTATCACGGCACCGGCAAATCCACCCATATCGAACAGGTGGCGGCCCGGCTGAACTGGCCGTGTATCCGCATCAATCTCGACAGCCATATCAGCCGGATCGATCTGGTCGGCAAGGACCAGATCGTGCTCAAGGACGGCAAGCAGGTAACCGAATTTCGCGAAGGCATTCTTCCCTGGGCGCTCCAGAATCCGGTGGCGCTGGTGTTTGATGAATATGATGCGGGGCGGGCTGATGTGATGTTCGTGATCCAGCGGGTGCTGGAAATCGAAGGCAAGCTGACCCTGCTTGATACCAACCGCGTGATCCGCCCGAATCCAAGCTTCCGTCTCTTTGCCACCGCCAATACCGTGGGCCTTGGCGATACCACCGGGCTCTACCACGGCACCCAGCAGATCAACCAGGGGCAGATGGACCGCTGGTCGATCGTCTCAACCCTCAACTACCTGCCCCATGACGTGGAGATGGAGATCATCACCGCCAAGATGGCGCCGGACAGCACACAGGTGAACCGCGCCATGGTGGACAGCATGGTCCGCATGGCCGACCTGACCCGCAAAGGGTTTATCGCCGGGGATATTTCGACGGTCATGTCGCCGCGAACGGTGATAACCTGGATGGAGAACACCGAAATTCTCGGTGACGTCAAACTGGCCTTCCGCCTTTCCTTCCTGAAT
- a CDS encoding J domain-containing protein, giving the protein MKKQPIITPDIAGFNTRQDPMTRTCAQEGCRAEGTHPAPRSRSDLRDYIWFCLDHVREYNKGWNYFEGLDENGMEEAIRKSTTWERPSWKFGTSRDSTRHFRTNFEDPLGALGGNGNGARQESPKIPEDERQAWSIFGLSPCKDGQRVKKRYKELAKAHHPDANGGSKEAEDRLKTINWAYSILKRQFNGEM; this is encoded by the coding sequence ATGAAGAAGCAACCGATCATCACCCCGGATATTGCGGGTTTCAACACCCGCCAGGATCCCATGACCCGGACATGCGCGCAGGAAGGATGCCGTGCCGAAGGCACCCATCCGGCGCCGCGGTCGAGATCTGATCTCCGGGATTATATCTGGTTCTGCCTTGACCATGTGCGGGAATACAACAAGGGCTGGAATTATTTTGAAGGTCTTGACGAAAACGGCATGGAAGAAGCCATTCGAAAATCCACCACCTGGGAGCGCCCCTCCTGGAAATTCGGCACCAGCCGCGATTCAACCCGGCACTTCAGAACGAATTTCGAAGATCCGCTCGGCGCCCTTGGCGGCAATGGGAACGGGGCAAGGCAGGAAAGCCCGAAAATTCCCGAAGATGAACGGCAGGCCTGGTCAATTTTTGGACTTTCCCCTTGCAAGGATGGGCAAAGAGTGAAAAAACGCTATAAAGAATTGGCAAAGGCCCATCATCCGGATGCCAATGGCGGCTCAAAAGAAGCCGAAGACAGGTTGAAGACGATCAACTGGGCCTATTCCATCCTCAAACGTCAATTTAACGGCGAAATGTGA
- a CDS encoding HlyC/CorC family transporter: MTLGILLLILSIIVLLLGSAFFSGSETALTAASEARIHGLANRGDDRASAVEKLRQRKEKLISSLLIGNNLVNVLATSLATSAAISYFGETGVVISTVGMTILLVLFAEVIPKTYAFNHADRFALGVAKPVRMMVLILTPFTAALNGLVKLFIGRFGSPDESREDELRGMIALHGQTTDDAEAKEQTAMLASVLDLGEVTVEEVMTHRGSVMMINAASDPDEVFRQVMDSPYTRHPVYSGKTDNIIGVLHVKALLRGLGKAADGAAHPPNITDIAADPYFTPETTLLIDQLQAFRSRREHFAVVVDEYGDFRGIVTLEDILEEIVGDIDDEHDLEISGIRPQADGSWIVDGIVTIRDLNRALGWSLPDDDAATIAGLVLNETRTIPSPGQEFRFHGTRLRILRRTGNKLERIRVWHEPQESEEEMS; this comes from the coding sequence ATGACACTCGGAATATTGCTGCTTATTCTCTCAATTATTGTTCTGTTGCTTGGCTCGGCGTTCTTCTCCGGCTCCGAAACAGCCCTGACCGCGGCCTCCGAAGCGCGGATACACGGGCTCGCCAACCGGGGTGACGATCGTGCCAGCGCGGTGGAAAAACTGCGCCAGCGCAAGGAAAAGCTGATCAGCAGTCTGCTTATCGGCAACAATCTCGTCAATGTGCTGGCGACATCTCTTGCCACCTCGGCGGCGATTTCCTATTTCGGGGAGACCGGGGTGGTGATCTCCACCGTCGGAATGACGATCCTGCTTGTTCTTTTCGCCGAAGTGATTCCCAAGACCTACGCGTTCAATCATGCGGACCGCTTTGCGCTCGGCGTGGCCAAACCGGTACGGATGATGGTGCTGATACTGACGCCGTTTACGGCTGCGCTCAACGGGCTTGTAAAGCTTTTCATCGGCCGTTTTGGTTCGCCGGATGAAAGCCGGGAGGATGAGCTGCGCGGGATGATCGCCCTGCACGGGCAGACAACCGATGATGCCGAAGCCAAGGAACAGACAGCCATGCTGGCAAGCGTGCTTGATCTGGGTGAAGTCACGGTAGAAGAAGTCATGACCCATCGCGGCTCGGTGATGATGATCAACGCCGCCAGTGACCCCGATGAAGTGTTCCGGCAGGTGATGGATTCGCCCTACACGCGTCATCCCGTCTATTCCGGCAAGACCGACAACATCATCGGGGTTCTGCATGTCAAGGCGCTGCTGCGTGGTCTCGGCAAGGCCGCGGATGGCGCGGCCCATCCGCCTAATATCACCGATATTGCCGCCGACCCGTATTTTACCCCGGAAACCACCCTGCTGATCGACCAGTTGCAGGCTTTCCGCTCAAGACGTGAGCATTTTGCCGTGGTGGTTGACGAATACGGCGATTTCCGCGGCATCGTCACGCTTGAGGATATCCTCGAGGAAATCGTCGGGGATATCGATGATGAACATGATCTTGAGATCAGCGGTATCCGCCCGCAGGCTGATGGATCCTGGATTGTTGATGGCATCGTGACCATCCGTGACCTCAACCGTGCCCTTGGCTGGAGCCTGCCGGATGATGACGCCGCCACGATTGCCGGCCTGGTGCTCAACGAAACCCGCACCATCCCGAGCCCGGGTCAGGAATTCCGGTTCCATGGCACGCGGCTCAGAATACTGCGGCGCACCGGCAACAAACTTGAACGCATACGTGTCTGGCATGAACCGCAAGAGAGCGAAGAGGAGATGTCATAA
- a CDS encoding tyrosine recombinase, whose protein sequence is MPRSTGQIDSGDTRAIARFLDAISAERGAASNTIESYERDLRLTAASLAGTATLLTVDAEGLRHCLAGWSGVLKASSLSRRLSTLRQFMQFCVEEGLRPDDPSRLIDSPKTPKPLPKSLSEEDVVRLLNAASLRDGAEGARLVAMLEILYATGMRVSELVTLPMGAISRRRRTLAVTGKGGRERLVVLTDAALDAIEAWTGWRDQDPQAVVSPFLFPDGRDGHLSRQWFALALDTLRRDAGIARRVSPHMLRHSFATHMLNRGADLRSLQILLGHADITTTEIYTRTRDERLAGLVRDTHPLARNRSSGL, encoded by the coding sequence ATGCCTCGTAGCACCGGCCAGATCGATAGTGGTGATACCCGTGCGATCGCCCGGTTTCTTGATGCGATCAGCGCCGAGCGCGGGGCGGCTTCCAACACGATCGAGAGTTATGAGCGTGATCTGCGGCTGACCGCAGCGTCACTTGCCGGAACGGCCACCTTGCTCACCGTCGACGCCGAAGGCCTGCGCCACTGCCTTGCCGGTTGGAGCGGGGTGCTCAAGGCCTCGAGCCTGTCCCGGCGGCTCAGCACCTTGCGGCAGTTCATGCAGTTCTGCGTGGAAGAGGGTCTCCGTCCGGATGATCCGTCCCGGCTGATCGACAGCCCCAAAACCCCCAAACCGCTGCCCAAAAGCCTGAGCGAGGAAGATGTCGTCCGCCTTCTCAACGCCGCGTCCTTGCGCGACGGGGCCGAGGGCGCGCGTCTCGTGGCGATGCTTGAGATACTTTATGCCACGGGAATGCGTGTCTCTGAACTGGTCACTCTTCCCATGGGGGCGATCAGCCGCCGCCGGCGGACGCTTGCGGTCACGGGCAAGGGAGGGCGTGAGAGGCTGGTGGTGCTGACCGATGCCGCGCTGGATGCAATTGAAGCCTGGACCGGCTGGCGTGATCAGGACCCTCAGGCCGTGGTGTCGCCGTTTCTTTTTCCTGATGGTCGTGACGGCCACCTCAGCCGCCAGTGGTTTGCCCTTGCGCTTGATACATTGCGCCGGGATGCCGGGATTGCCCGGCGTGTCAGCCCGCATATGCTGCGTCATTCCTTTGCCACCCACATGCTGAACCGGGGGGCGGATCTGCGTTCGCTGCAGATCCTCTTGGGTCATGCCGATATCACCACCACCGAGATCTACACCCGGACCAGGGATGAAAGACTGGCCGGGCTGGTGCGGGATACCCACCCGCTTGCCCGCAATCGGTCTTCTGGTTTATAA